A part of Gossypium hirsutum isolate 1008001.06 chromosome A07, Gossypium_hirsutum_v2.1, whole genome shotgun sequence genomic DNA contains:
- the LOC121203756 gene encoding uncharacterized protein: MTKECVRNLQFSRIAGYYRHFVKGFLMIAASLTKLLHKRVPFIWTDVQQESFMKFKTVLTQAPILIQPEPGRDFVLKTHEANYPMHDLELVAVVFELNIWRHYLYEYHPGKAKVVADALSRRAVADLRTLFARLNLFDDGNLLAELQVKTGTTPDVGINSDGVLCFREAHSSPYAMHPDRNKMYRDLRELYWWLGLKRKVTDYVARCLFCQQVKAERQLPSGFL; encoded by the exons atgaccAAAGAGTGTGTCAGAAATCTACAGTTTTCTAGGATTGCAGGGTATTACCGACATTTTGTAAAGGGGTTCTTGATGATCGCAGCGTcattgactaagttgttgcataaAAGAGTTCCTTTCATTTGGACTGATGTGCAGCAGGAGAGCTTCATGAAGTTCAAGACAGTTTTGACTCAGGCTCCaattctgatacagcctgagccTGGTAGGGACTTCGTG CTTAAGACTCACGAGGCtaattatccgatgcatgatttggagttggtggCAGTTGTCTTCGAATTGAatatttggaggcactatctgtacg AGTATCACCCTGGAAAGGCCAAGGTGGTGGCCGATGCATTAAGCCGTAGGGCTGTGGCTGATTTGAGAACGTTGTTTGCTCGACTGAATCTTTTTGACGATGGGAATCTTCTGGCTGAGTTGCAG GTTAAGACTGGGACTACTCCAGACGTTGGGATTAATAGTGATggggttctgtgtttccgag aggcacatagtagcccttacgctatgcatcctgATAGGAACaagatgtatcgagatcttcgagagttgtactggtggctagGGTTGAAACGTAAGGTGACTGACTATGTTGCTCGTTGTTTGttttgtcagcaggttaaggctgagcgtcagttaccttcgggtttccTATAG